Proteins from one Entomospira culicis genomic window:
- a CDS encoding bactofilin family protein — MKEIHYSPKKESVIGKHSHIVGKLRFAHGMRIQGQFDGEIVAGGDLIIEESSQVKANINLKNLQLDGKLTGNAIVDQSVHISQEAQLEGDILTRAISIAQGAKLKGKIHMMSSNEVVDIFSAKPEQLKKSLLKQ, encoded by the coding sequence ATGAAAGAAATTCACTATTCACCTAAAAAAGAGAGCGTCATTGGTAAGCACTCGCATATTGTTGGTAAGCTACGCTTTGCGCACGGGATGCGCATTCAAGGACAATTCGATGGGGAGATCGTTGCAGGTGGCGATCTCATCATCGAAGAGTCTAGCCAAGTGAAGGCGAACATCAATCTCAAAAATCTCCAACTCGACGGCAAACTCACAGGAAATGCCATTGTCGATCAGAGCGTGCATATCAGTCAAGAAGCGCAACTCGAAGGCGATATTCTCACGCGCGCTATCAGCATCGCCCAAGGAGCTAAACTCAAAGGGAAAATTCACATGATGAGTAGCAATGAAGTTGTCGATATCTTTTCGGCCAAACCCGAACAACTCAAAAAATCGCTTCTCAAACAGTAA
- a CDS encoding nicotinate phosphoribosyltransferase, translating into MNILTDFARFINSDRYQYTESEVYLANQMHQQASIFNYFFRKTEDSNFAVVVGTESALSLVNMINHTKKDVKAGYFQKLGLSADLQEYLMEAQFNGDIYAMREGELSFAGEPVLTLLGDLVLAKIIETPLLNSFNYQMTIASKASRITRSAGEIPVLAFGPRRAHGFDASVLGTKAALIGGCAMHSAMATEYFYGAPSIGSMSHSYIQSFGVGKEAEYLAFKTFANQMQRVGAPSIYFLIDTYDTLKSGLMNAIKIFQEIAIEHNEKLTYGIRLDSGDLAYFSKMCRKELDLAGLHRAKILLTNSLNEHLISELKQQGAPFDLIGVGDSIATSKDNPCFGGVYKLVEMEGKPVIKLSNDSIKISTPYHKDVYRIYQQGEAKADLITMANGDSDRDLLLAGKEITIISEEDRLKATTFLAGSYEVERLTQPMMINGELTELGRQQSNLTASRAYYQQRLTTFSSERKRLVNPHHYKVNLSTPLYEEKYRLIRELNEEIHR; encoded by the coding sequence ATGAATATCCTAACCGACTTTGCTCGCTTTATCAACAGCGATCGCTATCAATACACCGAGAGCGAAGTCTATCTAGCCAACCAGATGCACCAACAGGCGAGCATCTTTAATTACTTTTTTCGTAAAACCGAAGATAGCAATTTTGCCGTAGTCGTTGGCACCGAAAGCGCCCTGTCGCTGGTTAATATGATTAATCACACGAAAAAAGACGTTAAGGCTGGATACTTTCAGAAGCTGGGCTTAAGCGCGGATCTCCAAGAGTATCTCATGGAGGCGCAGTTTAATGGTGATATCTACGCCATGCGTGAGGGCGAACTCTCCTTTGCTGGGGAGCCTGTTCTTACGCTATTGGGCGATCTGGTGTTGGCAAAAATCATCGAGACCCCGCTACTCAACAGCTTTAACTACCAGATGACCATCGCTAGTAAGGCTAGCCGTATCACCCGATCGGCTGGGGAGATTCCTGTCTTAGCCTTTGGCCCGCGTCGCGCGCATGGCTTTGATGCCTCGGTGTTGGGAACAAAAGCAGCACTCATTGGTGGCTGTGCCATGCACTCGGCGATGGCAACCGAATACTTTTACGGTGCGCCCTCTATCGGCTCGATGTCGCACTCGTATATCCAGAGTTTTGGCGTAGGCAAAGAGGCGGAGTATCTCGCCTTTAAAACCTTCGCCAATCAGATGCAACGTGTCGGCGCGCCGTCGATCTATTTTCTTATCGATACTTACGACACGCTTAAGTCAGGGTTAATGAATGCCATCAAAATTTTTCAAGAGATAGCAATAGAGCACAACGAAAAACTCACCTACGGCATTCGCCTAGACTCAGGCGACTTGGCCTACTTTAGCAAGATGTGCCGAAAGGAGCTCGATCTAGCAGGCTTACATCGAGCAAAAATCTTGCTTACCAATAGCCTTAATGAACACCTCATCAGCGAGCTAAAGCAACAAGGCGCGCCCTTTGACCTCATTGGCGTAGGCGATAGCATCGCAACCAGTAAGGATAATCCCTGCTTTGGTGGTGTCTACAAGCTGGTGGAGATGGAAGGAAAACCCGTTATCAAGCTCTCCAACGATAGCATTAAGATAAGCACACCCTATCACAAAGATGTCTATCGTATTTATCAGCAAGGCGAGGCAAAAGCCGATCTTATCACCATGGCAAACGGCGATAGCGATCGCGACCTCTTACTAGCTGGTAAGGAAATTACCATTATATCTGAAGAAGATCGCCTCAAGGCGACCACCTTTCTAGCCGGTAGTTATGAGGTTGAACGACTCACCCAGCCCATGATGATCAATGGCGAATTAACCGAACTAGGTAGACAACAGAGCAACCTCACCGCAAGCCGAGCGTACTATCAACAACGCCTTACCACCTTTAGTAGCGAACGTAAGCGTCTAGTCAATCCGCATCACTATAAAGTCAACCTATCCACACCGCTCTATGAAGAGAAGTATCGCCTGATTAGAGAACTTAACGAGGAGATTCACCGCTAA
- the gatB gene encoding Asp-tRNA(Asn)/Glu-tRNA(Gln) amidotransferase subunit GatB, which yields MAIPIYQDEQSQLKYQIIIGLETHVQVLSKTKAFCACENSYGGIPNSRTCPICLALPGAMPEVNQRLFEAAALCGLTFGSTITMENTFARKSYTYPDLPKGYQITQINAICKGGSIKIKHQGEVKEIALVQLHMEEDVGKNLQIADEQTDYYDYNRAGTPLLEIVSTPTMHSPEEASTYLMTLREIVRFLGISDGEMESGSLRCDANVNLKIETDKGWIATPISEVKNMNSFRALRRAIEFEASRQLALWQTDGITLNDPKAIKTTRRWDDASGTTIFMRNKGVLDDYRFNQEPDIPTVLLNEAWLEQLRQKLEPTPMEYREELIQTFGLTEEDAYTITSSKELLHYYLEAAKGAISPKKVANRLLSELLAVIKEKNISISQSPIKPNQLRELCDLVEQATITGKQSKSVFTQMLATGEDAKDLVQKLDLKQLDDPNTIAQWVQEVLAEFPKAVEDYHQGTDHALKFMLGQLMKKSAGKAKAETARELFLQALGPIKNPRR from the coding sequence ATGGCAATTCCAATTTATCAAGATGAACAATCGCAACTAAAATACCAAATCATTATTGGTTTGGAGACCCACGTGCAAGTGTTAAGCAAGACCAAAGCATTTTGCGCTTGTGAAAATAGTTACGGCGGTATCCCCAATAGCCGTACCTGCCCCATCTGTCTGGCGCTACCTGGTGCCATGCCCGAGGTAAATCAGCGTCTCTTTGAGGCCGCCGCGCTTTGTGGGCTCACCTTTGGAAGCACTATCACCATGGAGAACACCTTCGCCCGTAAGAGTTACACCTATCCAGACCTTCCCAAAGGCTATCAAATCACCCAAATCAACGCTATCTGTAAGGGCGGTTCTATCAAGATAAAACATCAAGGCGAGGTTAAAGAGATTGCCCTTGTTCAGCTCCATATGGAAGAAGACGTGGGGAAAAATCTACAAATTGCCGACGAACAGACCGATTATTACGATTATAATCGTGCGGGTACGCCATTACTCGAAATCGTCTCTACCCCCACCATGCACAGTCCCGAGGAGGCAAGCACCTACCTCATGACCTTACGTGAAATCGTGCGCTTCTTGGGCATTAGCGACGGCGAAATGGAGAGTGGCTCTTTGCGCTGTGATGCCAATGTCAACCTTAAAATCGAGACCGACAAAGGCTGGATTGCCACACCGATCTCCGAAGTAAAAAATATGAATAGCTTTCGCGCCCTACGCCGTGCCATCGAATTTGAAGCATCGCGCCAACTTGCCCTCTGGCAAACCGATGGCATTACCCTTAATGACCCCAAAGCGATCAAAACCACCCGTCGTTGGGATGATGCCTCGGGGACAACCATCTTTATGCGCAACAAGGGCGTTTTAGATGACTATCGCTTTAACCAAGAGCCAGACATTCCTACCGTGCTCCTTAATGAGGCGTGGTTAGAACAATTACGCCAGAAGCTAGAGCCTACCCCCATGGAGTATCGTGAAGAGCTGATCCAAACATTTGGACTCACCGAAGAGGATGCCTACACCATCACCAGCTCTAAAGAACTTCTGCACTACTATCTTGAGGCAGCCAAAGGTGCGATTAGCCCCAAAAAGGTCGCCAATCGTCTCTTGAGCGAGCTACTGGCGGTGATCAAAGAGAAAAATATCTCGATTAGCCAGAGTCCTATCAAACCCAACCAGTTACGCGAGCTGTGTGATTTGGTGGAGCAGGCAACCATCACCGGTAAGCAGAGTAAGAGCGTCTTTACCCAGATGCTTGCTACGGGCGAAGATGCCAAGGATCTCGTACAAAAGCTCGATCTCAAACAGCTTGACGATCCCAATACCATCGCCCAATGGGTGCAAGAAGTGCTTGCTGAGTTCCCCAAAGCGGTAGAAGATTACCATCAAGGTACCGATCACGCGCTCAAGTTTATGCTCGGTCAACTCATGAAGAAGAGCGCAGGTAAAGCCAAAGCAGAGACCGCGCGCGAGCTCTTTTTGCAAGCATTGGGCCCTATCAAAAATCCTAGGAGATAA
- the leuS gene encoding leucine--tRNA ligase, protein MAYYPFADIEKKWQDHWQRNQTFKVTEDPAYPKEKRAYVLDMFPYPSGNGLHVGHPEGYTATDIYVRFLRAKGYNVLHPMGFDSFGLPAENYAIKTGTHPKTTTEANIATFRKQIERLGFSYDWSREVQTHDVDYYRWTQWIFLQLYKKGLAYEDFAPINWCPSCRIGLANEEVTNNNRCDRCDTPVVRKDLRQWKFKITAYAEELLADLDSLDWPEAVKAMQRNWIGKSDGAEIHLPVAGHPEKIITVYTTRPETFYGATYVVLAPEHPLVATITSDAQRSAVQAYQLEAASKSDLERAELAKTKSGVFTGSYAIHPLTKEEIPIWIGDYVLTSYGSGAVMAVPAHDQRDYDFAKLYNLPIKAVIQAKSGEDTLDKEAMVGDGITFDSGEWSNLDVAAAKIKAIEVLEQKKVANRKVNYKLRDWIFSRQRYWGEPMPIVHCPSCGIVPLSEDDLPLELPKVESYQPSDTGESPLATITDWVETTCPKCKGDSKRETNTMPQWAGSCWYYLRYIDPTNPNEFVSKDKEQYWMPVDLYVGGMEHAVLHLLYARFWHKVLYDLGLVSTKEPFQRLVNQGMILGENNEKMSKSRGNVVNPDDMIDQFGADTLRIYEMFMGPLQATKPWNTQGMVGVHRFLSKVYDYAHFPQDNNEPPLALQKILHKTIKKVTEDTQNLEFNTAVAQMMVFMNEVMPTKTCYRKLWKPFLLLLAPYAPHLAEELYLPFINNAKTLSFEPWPSYIEALTIDDEVTLGVQVNGKLRAEITVAKDINKEELEQRALALPRIIELTQNATIKKVIAIPGKIVNIILG, encoded by the coding sequence ATGGCCTATTACCCCTTTGCTGACATCGAAAAGAAGTGGCAAGACCACTGGCAACGTAATCAGACCTTCAAGGTTACCGAAGATCCTGCCTACCCCAAAGAGAAGCGCGCCTATGTGCTGGATATGTTTCCCTATCCTAGTGGCAATGGTCTACACGTAGGGCATCCCGAGGGTTACACCGCGACCGATATTTATGTGCGTTTTTTGCGTGCCAAGGGATACAATGTCTTACACCCCATGGGCTTTGATAGCTTTGGCTTGCCCGCAGAGAATTATGCTATCAAGACTGGAACGCACCCCAAAACCACCACCGAAGCCAACATCGCAACCTTTCGTAAACAGATTGAGCGCCTTGGCTTTAGCTACGACTGGTCACGCGAGGTGCAAACACACGATGTCGATTACTATCGTTGGACGCAATGGATCTTCCTCCAACTCTACAAAAAAGGACTCGCCTACGAGGATTTCGCCCCCATCAACTGGTGTCCCTCCTGTCGCATTGGCTTGGCAAACGAAGAGGTAACCAACAACAATCGCTGTGATCGTTGTGATACGCCTGTGGTACGTAAGGATTTGCGTCAGTGGAAATTCAAAATCACTGCCTACGCCGAAGAGCTTCTTGCCGATCTCGATAGCCTTGATTGGCCCGAGGCCGTAAAAGCAATGCAACGCAACTGGATTGGCAAGAGCGATGGCGCGGAAATTCACCTACCTGTGGCAGGGCATCCCGAAAAAATCATCACGGTCTATACCACCCGCCCGGAGACCTTCTACGGCGCTACCTATGTTGTTCTTGCCCCAGAACACCCCCTAGTTGCCACTATCACCAGTGATGCGCAACGCTCTGCGGTACAAGCCTATCAACTTGAGGCTGCCAGCAAGAGCGACCTAGAGCGTGCCGAACTTGCCAAGACCAAAAGCGGTGTCTTCACTGGTAGTTACGCGATCCACCCGCTCACCAAGGAGGAGATTCCGATCTGGATTGGTGATTATGTCTTAACCAGCTACGGAAGCGGTGCGGTGATGGCCGTGCCTGCCCACGATCAACGCGATTACGACTTTGCCAAGCTCTACAATCTCCCGATTAAGGCTGTTATCCAAGCAAAATCTGGCGAAGACACGCTCGACAAAGAGGCAATGGTCGGCGATGGCATCACCTTTGATAGCGGAGAGTGGTCGAATCTCGATGTCGCTGCTGCTAAAATCAAAGCCATCGAGGTGCTTGAGCAGAAAAAAGTTGCTAACCGTAAGGTCAACTATAAACTCCGCGACTGGATCTTCAGCCGTCAACGTTACTGGGGTGAACCGATGCCCATCGTTCACTGTCCAAGTTGTGGCATTGTCCCGCTAAGCGAAGACGACCTTCCCCTAGAGTTGCCCAAAGTTGAGAGTTATCAGCCCAGCGACACCGGTGAATCGCCTCTTGCTACGATTACTGATTGGGTTGAAACCACTTGTCCCAAGTGTAAAGGCGATTCCAAGCGCGAGACTAATACCATGCCTCAATGGGCGGGAAGCTGTTGGTACTACCTTCGCTACATCGACCCCACGAACCCTAATGAGTTTGTCAGCAAGGATAAAGAGCAGTATTGGATGCCTGTCGACCTCTATGTTGGGGGAATGGAACATGCGGTACTCCACCTACTCTATGCGCGATTTTGGCATAAAGTCTTGTATGATCTAGGCTTAGTCTCCACCAAAGAGCCTTTCCAGCGCTTGGTTAACCAAGGCATGATTCTAGGTGAAAATAATGAAAAGATGAGCAAGAGCCGTGGGAATGTGGTTAATCCCGATGACATGATCGACCAATTTGGTGCCGACACCTTGCGCATCTACGAGATGTTTATGGGACCATTGCAAGCCACCAAACCGTGGAACACACAAGGGATGGTGGGCGTGCATCGCTTCTTGAGCAAAGTCTACGACTATGCACACTTTCCGCAAGACAACAACGAACCACCGCTCGCGTTGCAAAAAATTCTCCATAAAACCATCAAAAAGGTAACCGAAGATACCCAAAATCTCGAGTTTAACACCGCTGTGGCACAGATGATGGTCTTTATGAACGAAGTAATGCCGACAAAAACCTGTTACCGTAAGCTATGGAAACCCTTCCTTCTCCTCCTCGCGCCATACGCCCCGCACCTTGCTGAAGAGTTGTATCTGCCCTTTATCAACAACGCGAAGACACTAAGCTTTGAGCCTTGGCCTAGTTACATCGAGGCGCTTACCATTGACGACGAGGTAACCCTAGGGGTGCAAGTCAACGGGAAATTACGCGCCGAGATTACCGTTGCTAAAGATATCAACAAAGAAGAGCTTGAACAACGTGCCTTGGCGTTACCGCGCATTATCGAGCTCACGCAAAATGCGACGATCAAAAAGGTTATCGCCATTCCGGGGAAAATTGTCAACATTATTCTTGGGTAG
- a CDS encoding DJ-1 family glyoxalase III: MKYVAILLAEGFEEVEALLPCDFLRRAEIVTKLVSISEDLLVKGAHDITVQADMHLSEVQVADLLGVIVPGGMPGTKHLAENLAVIRLLNDAHAQGKIVGAICASPAIVMPKTNFFAEKTFTCTPSQRDLLADKKYYIEAPVVIDGKVITSRGPGTTAHFTHAIIQELKSKEIADALFTRALFHLEEC, translated from the coding sequence ATGAAGTATGTTGCCATTTTATTAGCAGAAGGATTTGAAGAGGTCGAGGCGTTATTGCCATGCGACTTTTTGCGTCGGGCCGAGATTGTTACCAAGTTGGTGAGTATCAGTGAGGATCTCTTGGTGAAGGGTGCACACGATATTACGGTACAAGCTGATATGCATCTTAGCGAGGTGCAAGTTGCCGATCTCTTGGGCGTGATTGTTCCGGGGGGTATGCCCGGCACCAAGCATTTGGCGGAGAATTTAGCGGTGATTCGTCTTTTAAATGACGCGCACGCACAAGGAAAAATCGTTGGGGCAATCTGCGCTAGTCCTGCTATCGTGATGCCAAAAACCAATTTTTTCGCCGAAAAAACCTTTACTTGTACGCCTAGCCAGCGCGATCTCTTGGCGGATAAAAAGTACTACATCGAAGCGCCCGTGGTCATCGATGGCAAGGTCATCACCAGTCGTGGCCCCGGTACCACCGCGCACTTTACCCATGCGATTATTCAAGAGCTAAAGAGCAAAGAGATCGCTGATGCCCTCTTTACCCGCGCGCTCTTTCATTTGGAAGAGTGCTAG
- the recR gene encoding recombination mediator RecR produces MHSIIDLTMTLSRLPGVGSKSAKRMAYFLLEEPELRALLEEQLHHLANSVYLCPICACYSQEMQSCQYCDRQRLQPELLCVVERASDAMNLEASGGFGGLYHVLGGAISPMSGITPEQLRLESLKSRLESGAIKEVILATSFTLEGDATAHYLEQWLAHFDVVVSRIASGLSAGAQLEFADKQSLIHSMRGRQKL; encoded by the coding sequence ATGCATTCGATTATCGATCTCACCATGACATTGAGTCGTCTACCGGGGGTTGGCAGTAAGAGCGCGAAGCGTATGGCCTATTTTTTACTAGAAGAGCCTGAACTTCGGGCGCTCCTTGAGGAGCAGTTACATCATCTGGCGAATTCGGTTTATCTCTGTCCGATTTGTGCCTGTTATTCGCAGGAGATGCAGAGTTGCCAGTATTGCGATCGTCAACGCCTGCAACCAGAGCTTCTCTGTGTGGTAGAGCGCGCCAGTGATGCGATGAATCTGGAGGCTTCGGGGGGCTTTGGGGGACTCTACCACGTGTTGGGCGGGGCGATTTCGCCGATGAGTGGGATTACTCCCGAGCAGTTACGCTTAGAGAGTCTAAAGTCTCGATTAGAATCTGGCGCAATTAAAGAGGTCATTCTCGCTACCAGCTTTACCTTAGAGGGTGATGCGACCGCGCATTATTTGGAGCAATGGCTGGCTCATTTTGACGTTGTGGTTAGTCGTATCGCCAGTGGCTTGAGCGCGGGGGCTCAACTGGAGTTTGCCGATAAACAGAGTCTCATTCATAGCATGAGAGGGCGTCAAAAGCTTTAA
- a CDS encoding FmdB family zinc ribbon protein gives MPYYDYRCEECAEQFELFQSMDAPSGGVCPKCQSHLVKRIIGGAGIIFKGSDFYVTQQRQKRGQD, from the coding sequence ATGCCTTATTATGATTATCGTTGTGAAGAGTGTGCCGAGCAATTTGAACTCTTTCAATCGATGGATGCGCCCAGTGGTGGTGTTTGTCCCAAGTGCCAAAGCCATTTGGTTAAGCGGATCATTGGTGGGGCGGGGATTATCTTTAAGGGGTCGGACTTTTATGTAACCCAGCAACGACAGAAGCGCGGTCAGGATTGA
- a CDS encoding tetratricopeptide repeat protein, which produces MKRVIFGILMIGIAVQISAQTQSSIAQERERFGQMPTSRGSVIDTAGMDARIVMSLAWASFEQGDLASALQYAERIRQELGQHSEAEYLIGLIYMKEGLPLLAERSLKNALLYAYTAEERADYGLALANLYYRMQDYPAMEQQLEDVIFGLPYDDEAIAFRQTLTGQMRQARQIMLKEGIDRVAELYRWQGLHHDIAVEMLALYAYNHDTYVGYGRAVELFTYSTILKVGVLVNQLMVYDPSYRFSTLEDLLVQAKRYPSMQIYIDNVDFYRTIFFLAASLYAYEKSDVSKILWNGLRLQSSTSPWIRRAALRFRQPMIEDFSAEFDGIFKAQF; this is translated from the coding sequence GTGAAGAGAGTAATCTTTGGCATATTAATGATAGGAATCGCCGTCCAGATATCGGCACAGACCCAAAGCTCGATTGCCCAAGAGCGAGAGCGTTTTGGTCAGATGCCAACCTCTAGGGGTAGCGTTATTGATACCGCGGGGATGGATGCACGCATTGTGATGAGCTTGGCTTGGGCGTCGTTTGAGCAAGGTGATCTTGCCAGTGCTTTGCAGTATGCTGAGCGCATCCGTCAAGAGCTGGGGCAACATAGTGAGGCGGAATATCTCATTGGTCTTATCTATATGAAAGAGGGGCTTCCCCTACTTGCTGAGCGATCGCTGAAGAATGCTCTACTCTATGCGTATACTGCAGAGGAGCGCGCTGATTATGGCTTAGCGTTGGCAAATTTGTATTACCGTATGCAGGATTATCCTGCGATGGAGCAACAGTTAGAAGATGTGATTTTTGGCTTGCCTTATGACGACGAGGCGATTGCCTTTCGTCAAACCCTTACCGGACAGATGCGTCAAGCGCGCCAAATCATGCTCAAAGAGGGTATCGATCGGGTGGCAGAGCTCTATCGTTGGCAGGGGCTTCACCACGATATCGCGGTAGAGATGCTCGCCCTCTACGCCTACAATCACGATACTTATGTGGGGTATGGTCGCGCGGTAGAACTCTTTACGTATAGCACGATTTTGAAGGTGGGGGTTTTGGTCAATCAATTAATGGTGTATGATCCTAGCTATCGCTTTTCCACATTAGAGGATCTCTTGGTGCAAGCGAAACGCTATCCCTCGATGCAGATATATATCGATAATGTAGACTTTTATCGCACGATCTTCTTCTTGGCAGCGAGCCTTTATGCTTATGAGAAGTCGGATGTCAGTAAGATTTTATGGAATGGGCTACGGTTACAATCGAGCACTTCACCTTGGATTCGTCGTGCAGCGTTACGCTTTCGTCAACCGATGATTGAGGATTTTTCCGCAGAGTTTGACGGTATCTTTAAAGCGCAATTTTAG